The following are encoded together in the Desulfococcus multivorans genome:
- a CDS encoding metallophosphoesterase family protein encodes MKILYTSDIHADPGHLQAMFETASAAEVDAVVIGGDVIPHHLPRWDALGPLEAQTAYIRQVMIPAFTLFREKRPIPIYLDLGNDDWVWGRRLLSPHDGTLFHLLHMRRHRFGSGNVPVEIDIIGYMCVPPTPFNRKDWEKPDAPGWFYPPENRVQLNGYISSEGHLENHTLDMDAQDTIATDLDRLSARIRRPFIFVSHSPPYGTPLDVVESGLQVGSISIRRFIEHWADKGLLLASLHGHIHESPRRSGAVHTCIGGAVCMNPGQNNGPGARLRYVLFEVLKTASGGGKIQILQEPGE; translated from the coding sequence ATGAAGATCCTTTATACATCTGATATTCACGCCGATCCCGGCCATTTACAGGCGATGTTCGAAACGGCTTCGGCAGCCGAAGTCGACGCTGTTGTCATCGGCGGCGACGTCATTCCCCACCATCTCCCCCGCTGGGACGCCCTCGGTCCTCTTGAAGCGCAAACGGCTTATATCCGCCAGGTGATGATCCCGGCGTTTACCCTCTTTCGCGAAAAGCGGCCTATCCCTATCTATCTCGATCTGGGAAACGACGATTGGGTATGGGGACGCAGGCTGCTCTCTCCCCATGACGGCACGCTTTTCCATTTGCTGCACATGCGGCGTCATCGGTTCGGTTCGGGGAACGTCCCTGTCGAAATCGATATCATCGGTTACATGTGCGTGCCGCCAACCCCCTTCAACCGGAAAGACTGGGAAAAGCCGGACGCCCCCGGATGGTTTTACCCTCCCGAGAACCGTGTTCAGCTGAACGGGTATATTTCCAGTGAAGGACACCTTGAAAATCATACCCTGGACATGGATGCCCAGGATACTATTGCGACCGACCTGGATCGGCTGTCGGCCCGGATTCGGAGGCCTTTTATTTTCGTTTCCCATTCTCCGCCGTACGGCACCCCCCTTGACGTTGTCGAAAGCGGTCTTCAGGTGGGCAGTATCAGTATCCGTCGGTTCATCGAACACTGGGCCGACAAAGGCCTTTTGCTGGCATCCCTGCATGGGCACATCCATGAATCACCCCGCCGGTCCGGCGCCGTTCACACCTGTATCGGCGGGGCCGTTTGTATGAATCCGGGACAAAACAACGGGCCCGGCGCTCGATTGCGATACGTTCTCTTCGAGGTACTGAAGACGGCGTCCGGCGGCGGGAAAATTCAGATCCTCCAGGAGCCCGGAGAGTGA
- a CDS encoding TlpA family protein disulfide reductase: MPRKNDSAAEKPFAVSTLTITAITLACLVIGAYALYKIVVGKDGSESVPLPAPPLPSASKTTDLDTFDYNGAVTDLDGTEKALSTLKGKVVFLNFWASWCPPCIAELPDIQRLHRMTADSDGIVLLLVTTEDAESVRTFMARRDYDFPVYIARNPLLDAFRVKAYPATFVLDRKGGIRFKHMGAAKWDTPAFLDYLRDLAGNPS, from the coding sequence ATGCCTCGGAAAAATGACAGCGCCGCCGAAAAACCCTTTGCCGTCAGTACGCTGACCATCACCGCCATCACACTGGCCTGTCTCGTGATCGGCGCATACGCCCTTTATAAGATCGTGGTCGGCAAAGACGGATCCGAGAGTGTGCCGCTGCCGGCCCCGCCGCTGCCGTCGGCATCCAAAACGACAGACCTGGACACGTTTGACTACAACGGTGCCGTAACCGATCTGGATGGAACGGAAAAGGCGCTGTCCACCCTCAAGGGAAAGGTTGTCTTCCTCAACTTCTGGGCGAGCTGGTGTCCGCCGTGTATCGCCGAGTTGCCCGACATCCAGCGGCTCCACAGAATGACGGCGGATAGCGACGGCATTGTCCTTCTGCTGGTCACCACCGAGGATGCCGAAAGCGTCCGAACGTTCATGGCGCGGCGGGATTATGATTTCCCGGTTTACATCGCCCGGAACCCGCTGTTGGATGCCTTCCGTGTCAAGGCCTATCCCGCAACGTTTGTTTTAGACCGTAAGGGCGGAATCCGATTCAAGCATATGGGGGCAGCCAAGTGGGATACTCCCGCTTTCCTGGATTACCTCCGGGATCTGGCCGGAAATCCGTCATGA
- a CDS encoding PqiC family protein translates to MKRRPPLPFVVFALMVFCAAGCVRTASTRFYTLSALSDSKDRIPKIVDNSAVGIGPVNLPDYLDRPQIVVRKSPHELHLAELDKWAGTLKYAIPRVIAENLSTLLASDHIFVFPWKSNLSIRYQVVIDIIRFDAQLGAHADLEAQWTIFENTGRTPVVTRKSTLRRSATGGDYAALVQAESELLSELSGEIADAIVKIERL, encoded by the coding sequence ATGAAACGACGACCTCCCCTGCCATTCGTGGTTTTTGCGCTGATGGTGTTCTGTGCCGCAGGATGTGTTCGGACCGCATCGACACGTTTTTACACACTGAGCGCCCTTTCCGACAGCAAAGACCGTATTCCCAAGATCGTCGACAATTCGGCCGTCGGCATCGGCCCGGTCAATCTACCGGACTATCTTGATCGGCCTCAGATTGTCGTTCGCAAAAGCCCCCATGAACTTCACCTGGCAGAATTAGACAAATGGGCCGGCACCCTTAAATACGCCATTCCTCGGGTAATCGCCGAAAATCTATCCACCCTCCTGGCATCGGATCATATATTTGTGTTTCCCTGGAAAAGCAATTTATCGATCCGGTATCAAGTCGTTATCGACATCATCCGATTCGATGCTCAGTTGGGGGCTCATGCCGACCTGGAAGCCCAGTGGACGATCTTTGAAAACACGGGACGAACCCCGGTCGTAACCCGTAAGTCAACCCTCCGAAGGTCGGCCACCGGAGGCGATTACGCCGCCCTGGTTCAGGCCGAAAGCGAGCTTCTCTCGGAACTCAGCGGGGAAATCGCCGACGCTATTGTGAAGATTGAGCGTCTCTGA
- a CDS encoding MlaD family protein, whose product MKAKTNPTLIGIFVLGAILLITLGVLVFGSGKFFRETQTFVLYFQGDVANLRPGAPVTFRGVKIGSVTSVVLNFDAQDMSLRIPVFIEIDQSQIRMMNGYIPDEKRRNIMLKLVDMGLRAQLRMQSILTGLLSVDFDFHPNAPPHVPGEKVAFGGQEYVELPTIPSEIERLQKTLKQLPFETMVAKAISSLEAMEEMLHSEEMKKAVGSFTQTMTHIEALVIDLNQKLPGTMDTAGQTLKDIRRLVNDMDETLESVGARLDGTLEYTRRTARSTERLMENINTQVRPITESFAETLVSTRAALKQMEESLSAVKGIASNDTVMGYKLYSTLDELSEAARAVRTFADYLERHPEALIRGKGEAQYP is encoded by the coding sequence ATGAAAGCCAAAACCAATCCGACCCTCATCGGCATTTTCGTCCTGGGGGCGATCCTTCTGATCACCCTCGGGGTCCTCGTCTTCGGGTCCGGAAAATTTTTCCGGGAGACCCAGACCTTCGTCCTCTACTTCCAGGGTGACGTGGCCAACCTCAGACCCGGCGCGCCCGTGACTTTCCGAGGGGTCAAGATCGGTTCAGTCACCAGCGTCGTCCTGAATTTTGACGCGCAGGACATGTCCCTTCGGATTCCGGTCTTCATCGAGATCGACCAAAGCCAGATCCGCATGATGAACGGCTACATCCCGGATGAAAAACGGCGGAACATCATGCTCAAACTCGTCGACATGGGGCTTCGCGCCCAACTCCGAATGCAAAGTATTTTGACGGGGCTTCTCTCGGTTGATTTCGATTTTCATCCCAACGCCCCGCCGCATGTGCCGGGCGAGAAGGTCGCCTTCGGCGGCCAGGAGTATGTGGAGCTGCCCACCATCCCATCAGAGATCGAACGGTTGCAGAAAACCCTGAAACAGCTGCCTTTTGAAACCATGGTCGCCAAGGCCATCAGTTCCCTCGAAGCCATGGAGGAGATGCTGCATTCCGAAGAAATGAAAAAAGCCGTTGGATCCTTCACCCAGACCATGACCCATATCGAAGCGTTGGTCATAGACCTTAACCAGAAACTTCCGGGAACCATGGATACAGCAGGCCAGACCCTGAAGGATATCCGCCGTCTCGTGAATGACATGGATGAAACACTCGAGTCCGTCGGCGCCAGACTTGACGGAACCCTGGAATACACCCGTCGAACGGCCCGGAGCACCGAGCGTCTCATGGAAAACATCAACACCCAGGTGCGCCCGATAACCGAAAGCTTTGCAGAGACCCTGGTATCCACCCGCGCCGCGCTGAAACAGATGGAAGAGAGTCTCTCTGCGGTCAAAGGGATCGCTTCCAATGATACCGTAATGGGATATAAACTTTACAGCACCCTGGACGAACTGTCAGAGGCGGCCCGCGCCGTACGCACATTCGCCGACTACCTCGAACGCCACCCCGAAGCCCTGATCCGGGGGAAAGGAGAAGCTCAATACCCATGA
- a CDS encoding ABC transporter permease: protein MRPENTTAKIEIVSPEDSTIEIKLSGHWDIKNGLPSADAVLDEIARHPVERVILNGGAVVAWDSSLLSFILKVTQVLEQRHIRTDLSHLPKGVQGLISLATAVPERKGARREERRSAFLERIGKNALSAATSAREMVDFIGAASLAFFRLLQGRARFRRSDFVEIIQDCGPGAFSIVSLISILVGLILAFVGAIQLEMFGAEIYVADLVGLGMAREMGAMMSAVIMAGRTGAAFAAELGTMQVNEEIDALTTLGISSMEFLVLPRLLALMLMMPLLCLYANLMGIAGGAIVAVTVLDINASAYLLQTREAVPLVHFTVGLIKSVVFGVIVALAGCLRGVQCGRSSSAVGVAATSAVVTAIVFIIVSDAILTIIFNFIGM from the coding sequence ATGAGGCCAGAAAACACCACCGCAAAAATCGAAATCGTCTCCCCGGAAGACAGTACCATCGAGATTAAGCTAAGCGGGCACTGGGATATAAAGAACGGTCTGCCGTCGGCAGATGCCGTCCTCGATGAAATTGCTCGACACCCCGTGGAACGGGTGATTCTGAATGGAGGCGCCGTCGTCGCATGGGACAGCAGCCTGCTCAGTTTCATCCTGAAGGTGACCCAGGTGCTTGAACAGCGACATATTCGGACGGATCTGTCTCATCTGCCCAAGGGCGTTCAGGGTCTGATCTCCTTGGCCACCGCCGTTCCCGAACGCAAGGGAGCTCGCCGGGAAGAGCGACGCTCCGCGTTCCTCGAGCGCATCGGGAAAAATGCACTGTCCGCCGCGACATCCGCTCGCGAAATGGTCGATTTTATCGGCGCAGCGTCCCTTGCCTTTTTTCGACTCCTGCAAGGACGGGCCCGCTTTCGGCGGTCGGATTTCGTCGAGATCATTCAGGACTGCGGTCCGGGAGCGTTTTCCATCGTCAGCCTTATCAGCATTCTGGTCGGACTCATCCTGGCTTTTGTCGGGGCGATTCAACTGGAGATGTTCGGCGCTGAAATCTATGTGGCGGACCTCGTCGGTCTCGGCATGGCCCGGGAGATGGGGGCCATGATGTCGGCTGTCATCATGGCGGGCAGAACCGGAGCAGCCTTCGCAGCGGAGCTTGGCACCATGCAGGTCAACGAGGAGATCGACGCGCTCACGACCCTTGGCATATCATCCATGGAGTTCCTGGTTCTGCCGAGACTTCTGGCCCTGATGCTGATGATGCCGCTCCTCTGCCTGTATGCGAACCTCATGGGAATCGCCGGGGGTGCCATTGTGGCGGTGACGGTGCTGGACATCAATGCGTCGGCGTATCTGCTGCAAACCCGTGAAGCGGTTCCCCTTGTCCATTTCACGGTGGGCCTCATCAAGAGCGTCGTCTTCGGGGTGATCGTCGCCCTGGCAGGGTGTCTCAGAGGCGTACAGTGTGGTCGGAGTTCATCGGCCGTGGGCGTGGCGGCAACTTCCGCCGTCGTCACCGCCATCGTGTTCATCATTGTTTCGGACGCCATTCTCACGATCATCTTCAATTTTATCGGGATGTAG
- a CDS encoding SurA N-terminal domain-containing protein — protein sequence MLKLMREKAGSWFIKVILGAIVVVFVFWGVGNFRSGRLEKVAVVNETPITVEAYNQSYNALIERYRSQFGAQFNEDMIRMFGLKRQALDQLINQILMLQEAEKLNFRVTDDELAAVIQAIPAFQNNGAFDNRIYTRVLNMNRLTPEAFEKDQREAIRIDKLRRFITDNVKVSDQEALDWYLWENAAVNIAYVVFEPDRYQDIDVTDEAVRQYFDAHQSNYKTEPKIKAQYIYFDPQKFMDGVTVTDDDVKAYFEEHPDEFAVQKTVKARHILFRLENDSSPEEVATQRKKAETVLALAREGQDFGELAKTYSEDPGKDRGGDLGTFTRETMVKPFADQAFSMKAGEISDPVRTQFGWHIIKVEAVNEAYQKTLDEVDEEIIQKITEERAKATAYEHAESIYDAAYDGDDLKTAAEGKAGDVKETDWFTLTKGPAGVNDPTRFARTAFELSDMQISDIQEYGDGYYLIQTLKRTPEAVAPFDDVRERVKADLLENRRSEKALADAQIFLAALREGAVITEEAAKMELSVKETGFFKRNETIPEIGRSMEITTAAFELSKNAPLPEAPIEGPSGRYVIKFVDRRTPDPDAFEPEKTTVKAKLRQQKQMRVFGDWLAQVRKNSDITVNSEMVE from the coding sequence ATGCTCAAGTTAATGCGGGAGAAAGCGGGTAGTTGGTTTATTAAAGTGATCCTGGGCGCGATCGTCGTCGTCTTTGTTTTCTGGGGGGTGGGCAATTTTCGTTCGGGACGGTTGGAAAAAGTGGCCGTCGTGAACGAGACGCCCATTACGGTCGAGGCTTACAACCAGTCCTATAATGCGCTCATCGAGCGGTATCGAAGTCAGTTCGGCGCACAATTCAATGAGGACATGATCCGAATGTTCGGGCTCAAAAGGCAGGCCCTCGATCAGTTGATCAATCAGATTCTTATGCTCCAGGAGGCTGAAAAACTCAATTTCCGTGTAACGGACGATGAACTGGCCGCAGTCATCCAGGCCATACCCGCCTTTCAGAATAATGGCGCCTTCGACAACCGTATCTACACCCGGGTTTTGAACATGAATCGGCTGACGCCGGAGGCGTTCGAAAAAGACCAGCGGGAAGCCATCCGGATCGACAAGCTGAGGCGGTTCATCACGGACAACGTCAAGGTTTCGGATCAGGAAGCTTTGGACTGGTATCTCTGGGAAAACGCCGCCGTCAACATCGCATACGTGGTTTTTGAACCGGATCGATATCAGGATATCGATGTGACGGATGAAGCGGTGCGGCAATATTTTGACGCTCACCAGAGCAACTACAAGACGGAACCCAAGATCAAGGCTCAATATATCTATTTCGATCCCCAAAAATTTATGGACGGCGTCACGGTGACGGATGACGACGTCAAGGCCTATTTCGAGGAGCATCCAGATGAATTTGCGGTGCAGAAAACGGTCAAGGCGCGACACATCCTGTTCAGGCTTGAAAATGACAGCTCCCCGGAAGAGGTGGCGACACAACGGAAAAAAGCCGAGACGGTTCTGGCGCTGGCCAGGGAGGGACAGGATTTTGGTGAGCTCGCCAAAACCTACTCCGAGGATCCCGGCAAGGATCGCGGGGGTGATCTGGGAACGTTTACGCGGGAGACCATGGTCAAGCCCTTTGCGGATCAGGCCTTTTCAATGAAGGCCGGCGAGATCAGCGATCCCGTTCGCACCCAGTTTGGGTGGCACATCATCAAGGTTGAAGCGGTCAACGAGGCTTACCAAAAGACCCTGGACGAGGTGGATGAAGAGATTATACAAAAAATAACGGAAGAAAGGGCGAAGGCGACGGCCTACGAGCATGCCGAATCGATCTATGACGCCGCATACGATGGGGATGATTTGAAAACGGCGGCGGAAGGCAAAGCGGGCGACGTAAAAGAGACGGATTGGTTTACCCTGACAAAAGGGCCTGCCGGCGTCAATGATCCGACGCGCTTTGCCCGGACCGCCTTTGAACTGTCCGACATGCAAATCAGCGACATTCAAGAATACGGTGATGGATACTATCTGATTCAAACGCTGAAGAGAACGCCCGAGGCGGTTGCGCCCTTCGACGATGTACGGGAGAGGGTGAAAGCCGATCTTCTCGAAAACCGTCGATCGGAAAAGGCCTTAGCGGATGCCCAGATCTTTTTGGCCGCTCTCAGGGAGGGCGCGGTCATTACGGAAGAGGCCGCCAAAATGGAGTTGAGCGTCAAGGAAACGGGATTTTTCAAGCGCAACGAGACGATACCGGAAATCGGCCGATCCATGGAGATCACCACGGCCGCTTTTGAATTGTCGAAAAATGCGCCGTTGCCCGAGGCACCTATCGAAGGGCCGAGCGGGCGTTACGTGATAAAATTCGTGGACCGGCGGACCCCGGACCCGGATGCTTTCGAACCCGAGAAAACCACGGTAAAGGCAAAACTGCGGCAGCAGAAACAGATGCGGGTTTTTGGCGACTGGTTGGCTCAGGTCAGAAAAAACAGCGACATCACCGTCAACTCGGAGATGGTTGAATGA
- the amrA gene encoding AmmeMemoRadiSam system protein A: protein MKGLTDDEKRTLLAVARAAIVSKLHSKEATSRPEAPSPPLGQLRGCFVSLHKKRALRGCIGIIEPIAPLIDGIHENALNAAFRDPRFSAVEEKELGEIEIEISVLTPPQPLVFSNPEALLAQLKPGVHGVILSKGGRRSTFLPQVWHQLPEKERFLEHLCLKAGMKGDCWKDAAVKVHVYEVESFSESDLS from the coding sequence ATGAAGGGGTTGACGGACGACGAAAAGCGAACCTTGCTGGCGGTGGCGCGCGCGGCCATCGTGTCGAAGCTCCATTCAAAAGAAGCGACGTCCCGGCCGGAGGCGCCTTCTCCCCCGCTTGGGCAACTGAGGGGGTGCTTTGTCTCTCTTCATAAGAAACGAGCGCTCCGGGGATGCATCGGCATCATCGAACCGATCGCGCCACTGATCGACGGCATTCATGAAAATGCCCTTAACGCGGCATTCCGGGATCCGCGATTTTCAGCGGTGGAGGAAAAGGAACTCGGGGAAATCGAAATTGAAATCAGTGTGCTGACCCCGCCGCAGCCTTTGGTATTTTCGAACCCAGAGGCGCTTCTGGCACAGCTGAAGCCCGGGGTTCACGGCGTAATTCTGTCCAAGGGTGGACGTCGTTCAACTTTTCTTCCCCAGGTCTGGCACCAGTTACCGGAAAAGGAACGGTTTCTGGAGCATTTGTGCCTCAAAGCGGGGATGAAGGGTGACTGCTGGAAGGATGCCGCCGTCAAGGTTCATGTCTACGAGGTGGAGTCCTTTTCAGAGTCAGACCTATCGTGA
- a CDS encoding DUF6125 family protein has product MDIEEMVAQADNEALVKLVMDAFRRIVVHYGAWFAEVEHQIGMANALEVEKEVWDASLGNQMTRLGKTLGFSVENGVPTALRSLPRETLVDLIEKIGINWLANDGIWFQAVEKKFGMIDAKRCNDTCWTRYSPYEASRIKNLLDLPEKGGIPALKKALTCRMYAFINKYTIEDVDDNSIVFQMNECRVQAARKRKGLPDYPCKSAGLVEYPYFARTIDPRIETECIGCPPDEHPGNWYCAWRFWISGD; this is encoded by the coding sequence ATGGACATCGAGGAGATGGTGGCACAGGCGGATAACGAGGCGTTGGTGAAATTGGTGATGGATGCCTTCCGCCGGATTGTCGTCCACTATGGCGCCTGGTTTGCGGAGGTGGAACACCAGATTGGCATGGCCAACGCTCTTGAGGTTGAAAAAGAGGTATGGGATGCCAGTCTCGGGAACCAGATGACCCGTCTGGGTAAGACCCTTGGATTTTCTGTGGAAAACGGCGTTCCAACAGCGTTGAGATCCCTGCCCAGGGAAACACTGGTCGACCTGATCGAGAAGATCGGTATCAACTGGCTGGCCAACGACGGCATCTGGTTTCAGGCGGTCGAGAAAAAATTCGGGATGATCGACGCCAAGCGCTGCAACGATACCTGCTGGACCCGCTACTCTCCATATGAGGCGTCGCGGATCAAGAATCTGCTGGATCTGCCGGAAAAAGGCGGCATCCCGGCTCTCAAAAAAGCGCTGACATGCCGCATGTACGCCTTTATCAATAAATACACGATTGAGGACGTCGATGATAACAGCATCGTTTTTCAGATGAACGAATGCCGGGTCCAGGCGGCGCGCAAGCGAAAGGGTCTTCCGGATTATCCCTGCAAGTCTGCGGGGCTGGTGGAGTATCCCTATTTTGCCAGGACCATCGATCCCCGCATCGAGACCGAGTGCATAGGGTGCCCGCCGGATGAGCATCCCGGGAACTGGTATTGTGCCTGGCGATTTTGGATATCCGGAGATTGA